Proteins encoded within one genomic window of Ottowia sp. SB7-C50:
- a CDS encoding VOC family protein yields the protein MALIEKIHHVAYRCKNAKQTVEWYQKYLDMDFILAIAENEVPSTKEPDPYMHIFLDAGNGNVLAFFELPTRPEMGRDPNTPAWTQHLALKVDSVDTMMKVKARLEADGIEVIGPTDHTIFQSIYFFDPSGHRLELAANTSTPEMDKELDRVKWDMLNEWDRTKKAPEHARWMHDGKGLTTP from the coding sequence ATCGAAAAAATCCACCACGTCGCCTACCGCTGCAAGAACGCCAAGCAGACCGTGGAGTGGTACCAGAAGTACCTCGACATGGACTTCATCCTGGCGATTGCCGAGAACGAAGTGCCCTCCACCAAGGAGCCGGACCCGTACATGCACATCTTCCTGGATGCGGGAAATGGCAACGTGCTGGCCTTCTTCGAGCTGCCCACCCGCCCCGAAATGGGCCGCGACCCCAACACCCCCGCCTGGACGCAGCACCTGGCGCTGAAGGTGGATTCGGTCGACACCATGATGAAGGTGAAGGCCCGGCTGGAAGCCGATGGCATCGAGGTCATCGGCCCGACCGACCACACCATCTTCCAGTCGATCTACTTCTTCGACCCCTCGGGCCACCGTCTGGAACTGGCAGCCAATACCTCGACGCCCGAAATGGACAAGGAGCTGGACCGCGTCAAGTGGGACATGCTCAACGAGTGGGACCGCACCAAGAAGGCGCCCGAGCACGCGCGCTGGATGCATGATGGGAAGGGGCTCACCACCCCCTGA
- the fahA gene encoding fumarylacetoacetase, whose product MTPLNETHDPKLTSWVAAANDGRTDFPIQNLPFAIFRRQGSSEAWRGGVAIGDQIVDMAAAVQAGVFSGDALAPAQAAAESTLNSLMGLGPQRLSHLRKALSKALQTGSAKEAALKTCLVPQADAEYTVPARIGDYTDFYTSVHHATNIGKQFRPDNPLLPNYKWVPIGYHGRSSSIAISGQSFPRPRGQTMPPGAESPSFGPCKRLDIELELGVFVGAGNASGEPIDIADAEDHVFGIVLLNDWSARDIQGWEYQPLGPFLSKNFASTISPWVVTTEALAPYRVPAVVRPEGDPQPLPYLDSAHNRDAGAFDIQLEALIETPALRSAGQPPARLCLTSYRHAYWTVAQMVTHHTVNGCNLQPGDMLGSGTLSGPTLDQACALIELTSGGKNPVQLHGGEQRTWLEDGDTVILRGWCEKPGAARIGFGECVGTVLPAR is encoded by the coding sequence ATGACACCACTGAACGAAACCCACGATCCGAAACTGACCAGCTGGGTGGCCGCCGCCAACGACGGCCGCACCGACTTTCCTATCCAGAACCTGCCGTTCGCCATCTTCCGCCGTCAGGGCAGCAGCGAAGCCTGGCGCGGCGGCGTGGCCATTGGCGACCAGATCGTCGACATGGCCGCTGCCGTGCAGGCCGGGGTGTTCAGCGGCGACGCGCTGGCGCCGGCGCAGGCGGCGGCCGAATCCACCCTCAACAGCCTGATGGGTTTGGGGCCGCAGCGCTTGTCCCATCTGCGCAAGGCGCTATCAAAAGCATTGCAAACCGGTTCAGCGAAAGAAGCCGCCCTGAAGACCTGCCTGGTGCCGCAGGCCGACGCCGAATACACCGTGCCGGCGCGCATTGGCGACTACACCGATTTCTACACCTCGGTGCACCACGCCACCAACATCGGCAAGCAGTTCCGCCCCGACAACCCGCTGCTGCCCAACTACAAGTGGGTGCCCATCGGCTACCACGGCCGCTCGTCCAGCATCGCCATCTCGGGCCAGTCGTTTCCGCGCCCGCGCGGCCAGACCATGCCGCCGGGCGCTGAGTCGCCCAGCTTCGGCCCCTGCAAGCGGCTCGACATCGAGCTGGAACTGGGGGTGTTCGTCGGCGCCGGCAACGCGTCGGGCGAGCCGATCGACATCGCCGACGCCGAAGACCACGTGTTCGGCATCGTGCTGCTCAACGACTGGTCGGCGCGCGACATCCAGGGCTGGGAATACCAGCCGCTCGGCCCCTTCCTGTCGAAGAACTTCGCCTCCACCATCTCGCCCTGGGTCGTGACGACCGAGGCGCTGGCCCCTTATCGCGTGCCCGCCGTGGTGCGCCCTGAAGGCGACCCGCAGCCGCTGCCCTACCTGGACTCGGCCCACAACCGCGACGCCGGCGCGTTCGACATCCAGCTTGAAGCGCTGATCGAAACCCCCGCGCTGCGCAGCGCCGGCCAGCCGCCCGCGCGCCTGTGCCTGACCAGCTACCGCCACGCCTACTGGACGGTGGCGCAGATGGTCACGCACCACACCGTGAACGGCTGCAACCTGCAGCCCGGCGACATGCTGGGCTCCGGCACGCTGTCCGGCCCCACACTCGACCAGGCCTGCGCGCTGATCGAACTGACCAGCGGCGGCAAGAACCCCGTGCAGCTGCACGGCGGCGAGCAGCGCACCTGGCTGGAAGACGGCGACACCGTCATCCTGCGCGGCTGGTGCGAAAAACCCGGCGCCGCGCGCATCGGGTTTGGGGAGTGCGTGGGGACGGTGCTGCCGGCCAGGTAA